In the Pseudomonas orientalis genome, one interval contains:
- the def gene encoding peptide deformylase, translating into MAILNILEFPDSRLRTIAKPVAVVDDKVRQLVDDMFETMYEAPGIGLAATQVNVHLRVVVMDLSEDRSEPRVYINPEFEPLTDEMGEYQEGCLSVPEFYENVERPLRVKIKALDRDGKPFELIAEGLLAVCIQHECDHLNGKLFVDYLSTLKRDRIKKKLEKKHRQQA; encoded by the coding sequence ATGGCTATTTTGAACATCCTCGAATTTCCCGACTCGCGCCTGCGCACGATCGCCAAGCCGGTGGCCGTAGTGGACGACAAGGTTCGTCAGTTGGTCGATGACATGTTTGAAACAATGTATGAAGCCCCGGGCATCGGCCTCGCCGCGACCCAGGTCAACGTGCATCTGCGCGTCGTGGTGATGGACCTGTCCGAAGATCGCAGCGAACCCCGGGTTTACATCAACCCCGAGTTCGAACCGCTGACCGACGAGATGGGCGAATACCAGGAAGGTTGCCTGTCGGTGCCGGAGTTCTACGAGAACGTCGAACGCCCATTGCGTGTGAAAATCAAGGCCCTGGACCGCGACGGCAAGCCGTTCGAGCTGATTGCCGAAGGCCTGTTGGCGGTGTGCATCCAGCACGAGTGCGACCACCTCAACGGCAAGCTGTTTGTCGATTACCTGTCCACGCTCAAACGTGACCGGATCAAGAAGAAGCTGGAAAAAAAGCATCGCCAGCAAGCTTGA
- a CDS encoding peptidoglycan-binding protein → MRKSLLVLLLWAPLAMALIPQPGQRLDPVTQKAIQGFLLHNRLLDSPQDLDNAPYIVAAEGGRVLGANAERIYARGRLDPAQTSYGIFRQGKVYTDPDTHELLGINASHIGTARFLLTDDLTTLAVQRVTQEVRPGDRLLRTEPGVDLANLQTPASAPFVEGHIIDIPKGVTQIGILDAVTLNKGRRDGVVEGQLLTVIRPGASLRDVLTGAPTRLPDVRAGTLLVFRTYEKLSYALVLSASRPLAVMDRFETDDPMQ, encoded by the coding sequence ATGAGGAAATCGCTACTCGTCTTGCTGCTATGGGCCCCGCTGGCCATGGCGCTGATTCCACAGCCCGGCCAGCGCCTGGACCCTGTCACGCAAAAGGCTATACAGGGCTTTTTACTGCATAACCGCCTGCTCGATTCGCCCCAGGACCTGGACAACGCGCCTTATATTGTCGCCGCCGAGGGAGGGCGCGTGCTGGGCGCCAATGCAGAGCGCATCTACGCCAGGGGCAGGCTGGACCCGGCTCAGACGAGCTACGGAATCTTCCGCCAGGGCAAGGTCTACACCGATCCCGACACCCACGAACTGCTTGGGATTAACGCCAGCCACATCGGTACCGCGCGTTTTTTGCTGACCGATGACCTCACCACCCTCGCCGTGCAGCGGGTTACCCAGGAAGTGCGCCCAGGCGATCGTTTGCTCCGCACCGAACCTGGCGTGGACCTGGCCAATCTGCAAACGCCTGCATCCGCTCCCTTTGTTGAAGGTCACATCATCGACATCCCCAAGGGCGTCACGCAGATCGGCATCCTGGATGCGGTAACGTTGAACAAGGGGCGCCGGGATGGCGTGGTCGAAGGCCAATTGCTCACCGTGATCAGGCCCGGCGCCTCGCTGCGCGATGTACTCACCGGCGCCCCGACGCGACTCCCGGATGTGCGCGCCGGGACCCTGCTGGTGTTTCGCACCTATGAAAAACTCAGCTATGCCCTGGTTCTAAGCGCATCGCGACCGTTGGCGGTCATGGATCGTTTCGAGACTGACGACCCCATGCAATAA
- the dprA gene encoding DNA-processing protein DprA: protein MFPINSNDISPAELEARLRLHRLPELGPRRFHRLIEAFGSASKAISAPASAWRALGLPAVSADARRSADIRDGASAALAWLARPGQHLLMWDQPDYPALLGQIEGAPPLLFVAGDPSLLEKPQLAVVGSRRASRPGMDTAAAFSRSLASAGFVITSGLALGIDGAAHQAALDVGGRTIGVLGTGLEKLYPQRHKHLAATMIAQGSAVVSEFPLDAPPQAGNFPRRNRIISGLSLGVLVVEASIASGSLITARLAAEQGREVYAIPGSIHHPAARGCHQLIRDGAVLVETIEHILEGLRGWQALSRPAPVPVVHPLVALLHAAPHTSEALALASGQPLSQVLASLTDLELEGQVICESGRWLARGERL, encoded by the coding sequence ATGTTCCCGATAAACAGCAATGATATTTCCCCCGCTGAGCTGGAGGCCCGGCTACGCTTGCACAGGCTGCCGGAACTGGGTCCCAGGCGTTTCCACCGGTTGATCGAGGCGTTCGGCTCCGCATCGAAAGCCATCAGCGCACCCGCCAGTGCCTGGCGCGCGCTCGGGTTGCCGGCCGTCAGTGCCGATGCCCGGCGCAGTGCGGATATTCGCGATGGGGCCAGTGCGGCATTGGCCTGGCTGGCCCGCCCGGGCCAGCATTTACTGATGTGGGACCAGCCCGATTACCCTGCGCTGCTCGGCCAGATTGAGGGCGCTCCGCCGCTGTTATTCGTTGCCGGCGACCCATCGCTGCTGGAAAAACCGCAGTTGGCCGTGGTGGGCAGTCGTCGTGCTTCCCGACCCGGCATGGACACCGCCGCCGCCTTTTCCCGCAGCCTGGCAAGCGCCGGCTTTGTCATCACCAGCGGCCTTGCCTTGGGTATCGATGGCGCGGCCCATCAGGCGGCATTGGACGTGGGCGGTCGTACCATCGGTGTACTCGGCACCGGTCTGGAAAAACTTTATCCACAGCGCCACAAGCACCTCGCCGCCACCATGATTGCCCAAGGCAGCGCCGTGGTTTCCGAGTTTCCACTGGACGCGCCACCCCAGGCCGGTAACTTTCCACGGCGCAATCGTATTATCAGCGGTTTGTCCCTGGGGGTTCTGGTGGTGGAAGCCAGCATCGCCAGCGGTTCGCTGATTACCGCACGGCTGGCGGCGGAACAAGGACGAGAGGTGTATGCCATTCCGGGCTCCATCCATCACCCTGCAGCCAGGGGCTGTCACCAGTTGATCCGCGATGGCGCGGTGCTGGTGGAAACCATCGAGCACATTCTTGAAGGCTTGCGCGGTTGGCAGGCGTTGTCACGCCCGGCGCCGGTGCCGGTTGTGCATCCGCTGGTCGCCCTGTTGCATGCAGCGCCGCATACCAGCGAAGCCCTGGCGCTTGCCAGTGGACAGCCGTTGTCCCAAGTACTGGCGAGCCTCACCGACCTTGAACTCGAGGGCCAGGTGATCTGTGAAAGTGGGCGCTGGCTTGCGCGCGGCGAGCGGTTGTAG
- a CDS encoding L-threonylcarbamoyladenylate synthase codes for MVNRWRVLEAAREIRAGAVIAYPTEAVWGLGCDPWNEEAVDRLLAIKNRSVDKGLILVADNIRQFDFLFEDFPDTWIERMASTWPGPNTWLVPHQDLLPEWVTGVHDTVALRVSDHPLVRDLCAQVGPLISTSANPQGRPAARTRIRVEQYFRGQVDLVLGGALGGRKNPSLIRDLATGDVVRPS; via the coding sequence ATGGTCAACAGGTGGCGTGTGCTGGAAGCCGCGCGAGAAATTCGCGCAGGTGCGGTGATTGCCTATCCGACCGAAGCGGTCTGGGGGCTGGGCTGCGACCCGTGGAATGAAGAAGCGGTGGACCGTCTGCTGGCGATCAAAAATCGCTCCGTGGATAAGGGCCTGATCCTGGTGGCCGATAATATTCGCCAGTTCGACTTCCTGTTCGAAGACTTTCCCGACACCTGGATCGAGCGCATGGCCAGCACCTGGCCTGGACCGAATACCTGGCTGGTGCCCCATCAGGACTTGCTGCCGGAATGGGTCACGGGTGTGCATGACACCGTGGCGCTGCGGGTCAGTGATCATCCGCTGGTACGGGATTTGTGCGCCCAGGTCGGGCCGCTGATTTCCACGTCGGCCAACCCTCAGGGCCGCCCGGCCGCGCGTACGCGGATTCGGGTGGAGCAGTATTTCCGGGGGCAGGTGGACCTTGTGCTGGGCGGCGCCCTGGGTGGGCGCAAGAATCCGAGCCTGATTCGTGACCTGGCGACGGGGGATGTGGTGCGGCCGTCCTGA
- a CDS encoding NADPH:quinone reductase, with translation MAKRIQFSAHGGPDVLEYVDYTPAEPGPQQVRVRNEAIGLNFIDTYFRSGLYAPPALPSGLGAEGAGVVDAVGSEVSQFKVGDRVAYGSGPLGAYSQLHVLPAANLVHLPDEISFEQAAGAMLKGLTVQYLLRQTYELKGGETILFHAAAGGVGSLACQWAKALGVKLIGTVSSPEKAALAKSLGAWETIDYSKENVAQRVLELTDGKKVPVVYDGVGKDTWLTSLDSVAPRGLVVSFGNASGAVDGVNLGILSAKGSLYVTRPTLATYASNPKDLQAMADDLFSMIKSGKVRIDINQRYALADAAKAQTELSGRRTTGSTILLP, from the coding sequence ATGGCCAAACGTATCCAGTTCAGCGCCCATGGCGGCCCCGACGTGCTCGAGTATGTGGACTACACGCCAGCGGAGCCTGGCCCACAGCAGGTTCGGGTGCGTAATGAAGCCATTGGCCTGAACTTCATCGACACGTATTTTCGCAGCGGCCTCTACGCGCCACCGGCGTTGCCCTCGGGCCTGGGGGCCGAAGGCGCCGGTGTGGTCGATGCCGTGGGCAGTGAAGTCAGCCAATTCAAGGTCGGCGACCGCGTGGCCTATGGCAGCGGCCCGCTCGGCGCCTACAGCCAGTTGCACGTACTGCCCGCCGCCAACCTGGTGCATCTGCCGGACGAAATCAGTTTCGAACAGGCCGCCGGCGCCATGCTCAAGGGCCTGACCGTGCAATACCTGTTACGCCAGACCTATGAGTTGAAGGGCGGCGAAACCATCTTGTTCCACGCAGCTGCCGGCGGCGTCGGCTCCCTGGCCTGCCAATGGGCCAAGGCGCTGGGTGTGAAGTTGATCGGCACAGTGAGCTCACCGGAGAAAGCCGCCCTGGCCAAATCCCTTGGCGCCTGGGAAACCATCGATTACAGCAAGGAAAATGTCGCACAACGCGTGCTGGAATTGACTGACGGTAAAAAGGTGCCGGTGGTGTATGACGGCGTCGGCAAGGACACCTGGTTAACCTCGCTGGACAGCGTGGCACCGCGTGGCCTGGTGGTGAGTTTCGGGAATGCGTCGGGCGCGGTGGACGGGGTGAACCTGGGGATTCTGTCGGCGAAGGGGTCGTTGTATGTCACGCGGCCGACGCTGGCGACCTACGCGAGCAACCCGAAGGACTTGCAGGCGATGGCCGACGATCTGTTCTCGATGATCAAGAGCGGCAAGGTGCGCATTGATATCAACCAGCGCTATGCGCTGGCGGATGCGGCGAAGGCGCAGACCGAGTTGTCCGGACGGCGCACGACCGGTTCAACAATCCTGCTGCCTTAA
- the hemF gene encoding oxygen-dependent coproporphyrinogen oxidase: protein MTTRTEAVKAYLLDLQDRICSALETFETDTRFIEDAWTRPAGGGGRTRVIENGSVIEKGGVNFSHVFGSGLPPSASAHRPELAGRGFEALGVSLVIHPHNPHVPTSHANVRFFTAEKEGEEPVWWFGGGFDLTPYYGNEEDCIHWHRVAEQACAPFGADVYPRYKAWCDTYFHIKHRNEPRGIGGLFFDDLNEWGFDTCFAFIRAIGDAYIDAYLPIVQRRQAMAYTEQQRQFQEFRRGRYVEFNLVYDRGTLFGLQSGGRTESILMSLPPQVRWSYDWKAEAGSEEARLTDYFLQDRDWLGLAAPEVVV, encoded by the coding sequence ATGACTACTCGCACCGAGGCTGTAAAAGCCTACCTGCTCGATCTGCAAGACCGCATTTGCAGCGCCCTGGAAACCTTTGAGACGGACACGCGCTTTATCGAAGACGCCTGGACCCGGCCTGCCGGCGGCGGCGGGCGCACCCGTGTGATTGAAAACGGGTCGGTTATCGAAAAAGGCGGCGTCAATTTTTCCCACGTGTTTGGCAGCGGCTTGCCCCCGTCCGCCAGTGCCCATCGCCCTGAACTGGCCGGTCGCGGCTTCGAGGCGCTGGGCGTGTCGCTGGTGATCCATCCCCACAACCCTCACGTGCCGACTTCCCACGCCAACGTGCGCTTTTTCACTGCCGAAAAAGAAGGCGAAGAACCGGTGTGGTGGTTTGGTGGCGGCTTTGACCTGACGCCCTATTACGGCAACGAAGAAGATTGCATCCATTGGCATCGCGTGGCCGAGCAGGCCTGCGCGCCGTTCGGTGCGGACGTTTACCCGCGCTATAAGGCCTGGTGCGACACCTATTTCCATATCAAGCACCGCAACGAGCCGCGCGGCATCGGCGGCCTGTTTTTCGATGACTTGAACGAGTGGGGCTTCGACACCTGTTTCGCCTTCATCCGCGCCATCGGTGATGCCTACATCGACGCCTACCTGCCGATCGTGCAACGTCGCCAGGCGATGGCCTATACCGAACAGCAACGCCAGTTCCAGGAGTTCCGTCGGGGCCGTTACGTCGAGTTCAACCTCGTCTATGACCGCGGCACGCTGTTTGGCCTGCAGTCGGGCGGGCGTACCGAGTCGATCCTGATGTCGCTGCCGCCCCAGGTGCGCTGGAGCTACGACTGGAAAGCCGAGGCCGGCAGCGAAGAAGCGCGCCTTACCGACTATTTCCTGCAAGACCGCGACTGGCTCGGCCTGGCTGCGCCCGAGGTGGTGGTGTGA